Genomic window (Dyadobacter fanqingshengii):
TTAAATTTATTTAGTGCCTCTGTTCTGGCGCCCTGGCTTTTCTTGCTATGCATCGCCATCGCCTGAATTCCATTTTTATTTAGTTTTTCAACCAGATTATCAGCCGTTCTGGTTGCAGAAACAAACACAAGAACCTGCTTCATTTCCTGTGTTTTGATCAAATAGCGAAGCAATGGTCCCCTTCGGTCGGGATCAACAAAATAACCCGTTTGCTTGATCAGATCGAGGTTTTGTTCCTCTTCCTCAATCTCAATGCGCACCGGATTTCTGAGTTGCGTTTTATTGATCTGGTCAATTTCTTCACCCAATGTTGCTGAAAACAGAATGCTCTGACGCTTTTTGGGCAAAAGAAAAAAGATGTCCTTCATTTCTTCCGCAAAACCCAGATTCAGCATTTTATCGGCCTCATCCAAAACCAGGATCTGCGTCTCAGAAATGTTAAGTGCCTTGTGTGACAACAGATCGATCAATCGTCCGGGCGTCGCCACGAGGATTTCAACACCTTGCAAACTAATCATTTGCGGGTTAATAGAAACGCCACCATATACTGCCAGCGTCTTCACTTTTCTGGGAAGCCTTTCGCCAAATGTTTGAAACACAACCGCAATCTGCACCGCCAGCTCGCGTGTGGGAACTAGGATCAATGCAGAAATGTGCCTGTTGGCGGCCGCAGGTTTGTTTTGAAATAATTCCAAAATAGGCAGCACAAAGCTGGCCGTTTTCCCTGAACCCGTCTTTGCAATGCCCAGCACATCATTTCCTTTCAAAATAGCCGGAATTGCTTCCTGTTGGATCGGATAAGGTTGAGTATAATTCTGTTCGGCAATGGTTTTTAATAATGGTTCGGACAAGCCAAGCGATTCGAAAGACATAAAGTGCTGCGCAGTTGGTCAAAAAATATTTTTGTAAGCACAAAGATACTATTACCGCAGACAAATCGTCCATGACCTGTCCACAGCCACCCGACCATTTGACTTTTCTGAACATTTATTCTCCATAGACATGTCGTACAATCGCAGGGAATTTTTACAACAACTTGGATTTGGTGCATTACAATTAGGCATAATCAGTGCAATTCCGGCATCGGCCTGGGCTGCAACACTACATTCCGGGCAGTTACCGAGGAGCTCGCCTGAATCCCAGGGATTGTCGGCAAAAAATATTCTGGATTTCACCAAGGCTGTGGAAGTGGACAAGCTGAATTTGCACAGCTTAATGATCCTGCGGCAGGGGAAAGTCGTTGCGGAAGGATGGTGGGCACCTTATGGCCCGGATATGAAGCATACGCTGTATTCACTGAGCAAAAGTTTTACTTCTACGGCCATCGGACTGGCGGTTGCAGAGAAAAAACTGACCGTTGAAGATAAAGTTTTATCGTTCTTCCCGGATGACAAACCTGCAACCGTGAGCGCGAACCTGGCTGCTATGCGTGTGAAAGACCTGCTCACCATGTCCACCGGGCATGACAAAGACGCTACGGGACGGGTTAGGGAATCCAATGAAAAGAATTGGGTGAAAGCATTCCTTTCGTTACCTGTTGAGCATGAACCCGGGACATTCTTTGTGTACAACAGTGCGGCGACGTATATGCTTTCCGCGATCATTCAAAAACTCACGGGACAAACCTTGCTGCAATATTTAACGCCACGTTTGTTCGAGCCGCTCGGCATTGACGATCCCGATTGGGAAGTGGATCCGAACGGCATTAATACAGGCGGCTGGGGACTCCGGATAAAAACAGAGGATATTGCCAAATTTGGGCAGCTTTATCTGCAAAAAGGTGAGTGGAACGGCAAACGCATTTTGCCGGCAGCATGGGTGGAGGAAGCGACGCGTTCACACATTATGTCCAAAGGCGGTTCCAGAAAACCGGAAGAAAATGACTGGCTGCAAGGATATGGTTATCAGTTCTGGCGTTGCCGGAATGGCGCTTACCGGGGTGATGGCGCTTATGGGCAATACTGCATTGTAATGCCCAAAGAAGACATGGTGATCGCAATTACCAGTGAAACGGGCGATATGCAGGCCATTCTGGATCACGTTTGGAATAACATTTTGGCGGCTGTAAAAGCAACGGGCGTTCCTGCTGATAAGGAGATCCAAGCTCAGCTGCAAAAGAAATTGACCACGCTCGCACTGCCGCTCACTTCGGGAAAGCCAACTGCTGAGTTGACTGCGAAACTGAATAACAAAAGCTTTAAAGTTGCAGATAATAGCTTGAAAGTGAATAAAGTATCATTTGAATTTGCAAAAGGCTGGTGCCTTTTCAGGATGTATGATGATAAGGGCGAACATTTAATCGTGAATGGATTAGGCAATTGGAAAGTGGGATTAACCGATCTTTCAGTGATGCCTCTGAAACTCGTACTAACGCCTGTTCCGGGTGAAAAACTGACAAAAGTGGCCGGAAACGGGGCCTGGGTTGATGATAATACATTTGAAATGACCTGGCGATTTATCGAAACAGCACATTATGAAACCGTAACTTGCAAATTCGAAGGCGATACTGTCCAGGTTGAATTCAAGCGCAGCCTCGCTATTTTAGCCAAAGCAAAAGACGCACGACCTGTTTTGAGTGGCAAGATGCTGGCTTAACCTGTGCGTGACGCTCGATTTTAAGTTTAATTTTATTTTCAAAATCAATCCATTTTTATGAAAAAAGCATTTTTCCTTTCCTTGACATTGATCATTGTTGCATTTGCGGCGCAGGCGCAGAAATTCAGGCCGCTGGATAAAAGTCCGCGTGACATTGCTTACTTTCCTGACCATTTTGCCCACGACCGCAAAGACGGCGAAAAAGCGTTGGTGAAAGTTTCATACAGCCGTCCTTATTTAAAAGGAAGAGAGGCTTTTGGTAAATTGGAACCTTATGGAAAGGTGTGGAGAACGGGCGCGGACGAATCCACTGAAATCAAATTTTATCAGGATGCAACATTTGGCGGCAAAAAAATAAAGGCAGGCACCTATTCTCTTTTCACCATTCCGGGCGAAAAAGAATGGACAGTTATCCTGAGCTCGGACCTTGATTATTGGGGCGCATACAAGTACAAAGAAGCAAATGATGTGCTTCGCATAACAGCTCCCGTGAAGAACGCAGAAGCGCCGATCGAAAATTTCTCGATCATTTTTGAGAAGGTTTCAGACACTTCGGCCAAAATGTTCATGGGCTGGGCTTCATCTGTGGTAGAGGTTCCTGTTAGCTTCTGACCAGCGCATTAGTATAGTTCCTGGTTGCCTAATGTGCTCTTTCAAGCAAACTGGCATCATTATTGTAAAAAAGCAGATCAATGGTTGAGAAACCGATGATCTGCTTTTTATATTAAAATCCATCAACAAATGAAGAGAAATAGCCTCATACTCGCGTGCGCCTGTTTGGCCGTATCACTAGCCGGGTGCAGCAGCAAGGTTAGCGAAGAAGAAAAGGAAGAAGCCGCAAACAGCGGATCAGATTCAGTAGCAACAGTTACAGACAGCCTGAAATTACCCGCGCCATTCACGACCGAATCGGTTGAAAACAGGCCCGAGGAAGCCGGATGGCCGGATGGAAAAACGCCGGTGGCCCCGGCAGGTTTTACTGTTACCAAATATGCCGATAAGCTCAAAAGCCCTCGTTGGACATACGTAGCACCCAATGGTGACGTTTTCGTTGCAGAATCCAATACAAAAAAGAGCGCGGACAGGATCACACTTTTGCGTGATGTAAATAAAGATGGCAAGCCTGAGATCAGGGAAATTTTCATGGAAAATCTGAAACAGCCGCTCGGAATGCTTGTGTTGAAAGATCACTTCTATGTGGCCAATACGAATGGCCTTTACCGATATCCTTACAAAAGCGGTGAAACAAAAATCACAAGCAAAGGAGAAAAGATCGTGGATTTGCCTGCTGGCGGATATAACAATCACTGGACGAGGAATTTGGTGGCAAATGCAGACGGCTCCAAAATTTACATTTCGGTTGGATCTGCCAGCAATGTGGCAGATCACGGAATCGATGAGGAAAAGCGGCGGGCTAATATTTTGGAGGTTAACCCGGACGGATCGGGTGAGAGGATCTATGCGAGCGGCTTGCGAAATCCGGTTGGAATGGACTGGGCTCCAGGCTCAAATATGTTGTGGACGGCTGTGAATGAGCGTGATAAGTTGGGTGACGAGCTGGTGCCGGATTACATTACCAGCGTGAAGGAAGGCGGATTTTATGGCTGGCCATATGCCTATTTTGGTAAAAACGAAGATCCTAGAAGAAAAGGCGAACGGCCTGACCTGGTTGCAAAATCGCTCGTGCCGGATGTGCCTGTTGGATCGCATACGGCTTCATTAGGGCTTGCATTTTATGACAAAACACAATTCCCGGCCAAATATCAGAATGGCGCATTCATCGGCCAGCACGGTTCCTGGAACCGCTCGAAATTGTCGGGTTACAAGGTTATTTTCGTGCCTTTCAAAAACGGTAAGCCTGCCGGTAAGCCGGAAGATTTTTTGACGGGTTTCGTAGAAAACGAAAAGAAGGTTTACGGTCGCCCGGTTGGCGTGACGGTTATGGAAGATGGTTCTATGCTAGTCAATGACGACTCCGGAAATACGATATGGCGTGTAAGCGCGAAATAGAAATAAGCTTTTGGAGATGATTAAGCGGCCTGGTCACCAAACCAGGCCGCTTTTTTGTTTTGGTAAAATAATATTAAAAATAAATGAGCGATTACTTGCAAAAATATACCGAACGGTATATTTTTGCATTGTTAATTTGAAGCACATGAACAAGGCAGAAAAAACCAGACAATTTATTATTGAAAAAACGGCACCGATTTTCAATGTAAAAGGCTATTCAGGCACTTCAATTAATGATATGATCGAAGCAACGGGCCTGACGAAAGGAAGCATTTACGGGAATTTTCGGAATAAGGACGAAGTGGCCCTGGCGGCTTTTGATTTCAACCTGAAAAAAATGTTTACAGCCGTTCAGGCTGAGATGGATGCGCAGAAATCGGTGAAGGAGAAGTTGCTGGTATATGTGCGCATTTATGAAAATTTTCTCACTTATCCTTTTCCCGAAGGCGGTTGCCCCATTCTCAACACTTCCATCGAAGCTGACGACACGCATCCGCCACTCCGCCAAAAAGCAGCCGACGCCATTTATGCCTGGAAAAATAAAATTGAAGCATTATTAAAAAAAGGTGTTGCAGATAATGAGCTAAGCGCTGACATTGACCCGGAGGATGTTGCCATCACATTGATCGCGCTGGTTGAAGGCGGCATTATGATCAGTAAAGTAACCGGGAAGCTGCAATACAGGAAATCCATAATGAGAGCCGTGAAAAAAATGATTGACGATTTGTAACTATTTTTTTAACCATAAATATACCGATCGGTATATTTAATATTTGATAATTCAATTAAACAAAAGCAAAAATGAAAACTACAGGGAACACAGTTCTGATCACAGGAGGAAGCGCAGGAATCGGATTTGAGATTGCAAAGATCTTTTCCGAAAAAGGCAACAACGTTATTATTACCGGCAGAAATGAGGCGCGGCTTGCCAGTGCGGCATCGAAGCTTAAAAATACAACGGCGATTGTAAGTGACGTTGCTAACAAGCAGGATGTTGACAAACTGGTTGCGACTTTGAAAAGCGATTTTCCAAATATCAATGTGGTAATTAACAATGCAGGAGCGGCCTCTTATTATGTGCTTGATAGTGTTGACAATGCTTATGAAAGGGCAGAAGAAGAAATCGTGACTAATTATCTATCCATTGTTGGGCTTAACCAAAAACTGTTGCCATTGCTGAGCGTGCAAACAGAAGCGGCTATCGTAAATGTATCAAGCATTGTGGCATACGTACCAAATCACGTGATCCCCACTTATGCTGCCAGCAAGGCCGCATTGCATTCCTACACACAGTCGCTGCGCCTGACATTGGAAAAATCAACGGACGTTAAAGTTTTTGAACTGATGCCGCCGCTGGTGAACACCGATTTTTCAACAGAGATAGGTGGAGAAAATGGCATTCCTGCCCGTGAAGTGGCCGAGGCTTTGATCCATGCATTTGAAAATGAAACATACGAAATCCGCGTTGGCCGGACAGCAGACTTGTTTGGATTATTCCTACAATCTCCCGAACAAGCGCTTGCGGCGATGAATCCTGTGCCCGTTGCTTAATATCAAGTATCCGCCGGTAACAATTATAAAACTTAATAAAAACAGAAAATGAAGCAGAAAATTGCGTTTGCGATGATTATGGGAGTGATCACCACGGGTATAATTTCCTTCAGTTTGGTTTCTATAAATATTGGATTTGTTGCCAATTTTTTGGTGATTTGGCTGAAATCCTGGATTATGGCCTATACGATAGTCATTCCGGTGATATTGCTGGTAGGTCCAAGAGTGCAAAAAATGGTGGAAGCCTTATTCAAAGATGCAGTGACTCAGGAGTTTGAAGAATAACTTCTGATGTTGTCGAGAAAATTCTAAATTTTTATGAGAAGAGTAGTTGTTACTGGTTTGGGAGTTATCTCTCCCCTCGGAAATTCGGTAGATGAATTTTGGGAAAATATTGTGAATGGTAAAAGCGGTGCTGCTACCATTACGAAAATGGATGTTTCTAAGTTTAAGACGCAATTCGGCTGCGAAGTCCGCAACTTCAATCCGGAAGATTATATTGAGAAGAAAGAGCTTAAAAAGTTTGACCTGCACACGCAGTATGCGATAGCCGCTTCAGACACAGCAATTAAAGACGCCGGACTAGATTTCAGCACCATTGACGTAGAAGACCGCTATGATATGGGCGTGATCTGGGCAACAGGAAATGGTGGAATGGGCACTTTTGAAGATCAGTTGCTGGAATTCCATGCATCGAATGGCGTTCCACGTTTCAGTCCCTTCTTTATTCCGAAAATGATCGTGGACATTGCAGCGGGCGTTATTTCTATTCGTCACAAACTGCACGGACCCAATTACTGCACCGTTTCAGCTTGCGCATCGTCCAACACAGCGGTGATCAGCGCTTTTGATACCATTAAAATGGGAAAAGCGAAGCTGATGGTTGCGGGAGGATCGGAAGCAGCCATTATTTATTCAGCACTGGGCGGTTTTGGCGCGGCGCAGGCATTATCCAAACGCAATGACTTGCCTGAAAAGGCATCCCGTCCGTTCGATAAGGACCGCGATGGATTCGTCATGGGCGAAGGCGCGGCCGCATTGATCCTTGAAGATCTGGATTATGCAGTGGCACGCGGTGCAAAAATCTACGCAGAGATCGTTGGTGGCGGAATGGCAGCAGATGCTTACCACTTAACGGGCACGCCGCCGGACGGAATGGGCGCCGCTTTGGGAATGAGAAAGGCTTTAAAAGAAGCGGAAATCACGCCGGACAAGATCGATTACGTAAATGCGCACGCAACGTCAACCGGACTCGGTGATATGAGCGAACTGAACGGAATTAAGACTGTTTTTGGCGACCATCAGGTTGCGATCAGCGCCACAAAATCGATGACAGGGCACTTGTTAGGTGCAGCCGGAGCCATTGAGGCCATTGTTTGCGCGCTGGCTGTAAAGCATGACATTATCCCGGGAACGATCAATACGGAGACGCTGGATGATGCCACGCCGGAAGGAATGAACATTATCTTAGGTGATTCCGTGAAGCAAACCGTGAATTATGCACTGAACAACACATTCGGTTTTGGCGGCCATACGGCAACTTCTATATTTAAAAAATACACCGACTAGCCGGCAGGCTAATCGGTAATTTCCGAAAGGATTTCAACAACCCCGTTTTCATCGTTACTCTTAGCGATGAAACGGGCTATTTTTTTGATATCCGGATGCGCATTGGCCATGGCGTAAGAATAATGTCCTTTTTGAAGCATTTCGAGGTCATTAAGGTAATCCCCGAAGATCATGGTTTGGTCAAAAGTCACATTGAATTTCTCCTGCAAAACTTCCATAGCACGCCCTTTATTGGCTTTTTTATGTGAAATATCCAGCCAAATCGGCCCGGAAACTTTCACTTGCAACTTGTCCTCAAAATGCTTGTAATGGGGATAACTGTTCGCCTCGGAACCGGCCAGGTCGCAAAGTGTGAATTTGAGAAACTGGTCATCCGTAACTTCCGTCAGATCTTTAACGACCTCATATCTTTCGAAATAAAGTTTTAAATGATTGATAAATTCAGGTTCATCATTTTCGACGTAAGCCTTTTTCTTTCCGCAAATCACCGCGTAAGTGTCTTTGATAGGGCGGGAAATTTTTACCAATTCCCTCACAATGTCCGCGTCTATGGCCTGAATATGAATTTCTTCGTCTTTAAAAACAACATAGCTGCCATTTTCCGCAGCAAAAATTACTTCGTCTTTCACCTGTTCCAATGCTTTGGCCAGATTGAAATATTGGCGTCCGCTGGCAGCAACAAATATCACGCCGCGGTCTTTTAATTTTCTGAAAATGGGGAAGAAGGATTCGTGTATTTCGTGTTTGGAGTTCAAAAGCGTCCCGTCCATGTCGGTCGCTACAAGCCTGATATCGGAAAAAGTCATATTCAAATTGTATCGTTAACACTTAAATCAAGCCAAAAATGTCGGCTAAGGTTCCGTGTTTTTGCATTATTAAAACATCATAAGTTGAGAAACGAATGATTTTCAGTGCCTCCGAACCCGTGTTACAATTTTGCTGTTTTCTAAAAACAGTCCATCCACGCCATTTGATACACTTTACCAGCTCCATGAAATTTTCAAAATACTATCTGGCAGCATTTATCTCGTTTGTAATCTGGGGATTTTTTAGTCTGGCTTTGAAACCGCTTAAAGCTTACGCTTCCCTTGACATTCTCTTTTACCGCGTCCTTTTTTGCGCCGTTATCATGGCGGTCATCAGCCTTTTCGTTCGGATTAAAGTTTTGAAAGAAAACATCTCAATTTTCCGTCAAATGCCTGTGGCGCAAAGAAAACGGGTTACTATACTCACATTGGCAGGGGGATTCTTGTTGACGGCCAACTGGTTTTTCTTTATTTACGTGATGAACCACATTAGTGTAAAAGCAGCATCATTCGCGTATCTGGTTTGCCCGATTATGACGACCGTGATTGCCTATTTTGTATTAAATGAAAAATTAAGCAAATGGCAATGGACGGCCGTTTTAATGAGCGTTGCGAGTTGTATGTTGTTGTCGTTCAGTAATGTAGCAGACATTGCTTACAGTCTCATCGTAGCTGCTTCGTATGCATTCTATCTGGTTAGCCAGCGGAAAAATACGGGTATGGATAAATTCCTGGTATTGACGGTGCAGATCCTTTTTTCAGCTTTGCTGCTCCTTCCATTTTATCCGCAATACAGCGAAGCATTACCCACAGAATTCTCATTTTACGCACTCATTTTCCTGATCGCCGTGCTGTTTACCATTGTGCCGTTGTATATGAACCTGTATGCGTTGCAAGGCGTGACGTCCTCGACGATGGGCATTTTGTTGTATATCAATCCCTTAATGAACTTCGTGATCGCACTGTTATACTTTCACGAGCCTATCAATGCAATCCAGATCACAGCTTACTCGTTGATCTTGATCTCGATCGTCGTTTTCAATGAGCGGTTTATTTTCGGAAGAAGGCGGGCAGCATTGGGTTAAGGTTTTTGGTATACCAATGATTTGATAAAATTCCGGTAAAACAATTTCTGAAAAACCACTTTGTATCCTGCATTAGCAAACAGCTTTTCGGTCTCAGGAAGCTTGCTCGCTTCTACTTTCGAGAGGACTTTGAAAAAGAGATACATAGATTTCAAGAGCCATTTCTGCCAGATTTTACTGTGATTTTGATCAACATTAAAGTCAGTAAAAAGCCAAACTCCGTTTGGAACGAGCAGATTATCAAGCACATTAAAAACAACTTCTGCTTTATCCTGTTTGAAATTATCAAACAAAAACGAAGTAATGATCACATCAAACCGTTCATCTGACTGGAATGATTCGATTGCGACATTCACAAACTGAACATTATTTTCTCCTACATTCCGTTTCTTCGCCACCTCAATCATTTTCTCCGAGATCTCGACGTAAGTAATGTTAATGCCAACTGGCCTTAAACGCGTGATTTCCTCCAAAATCACACCCGTTCCTCCGCCCGCAATAAGGATTTTCGCTTTCTCTGGAATGAACTTCAAACCAGAACGCTGAGCCTCCATTAATGCATCTCCGAATACAACATTTGAGAGCGTGTCGTAAAACCCTGCCGTGCGATCATAGTTGTTATTCATGGCTCAATGCAAAGTGAAAAAACTCCCGGCAATGCCGCAAATGGCTTTTAATAATAATAATCCGTCTATCACGATCAGATAAAACAAGACACTTTTTGGCTTTTGTAAAGCAAATGCAACGCTTAGAAGACATACGAATGGAAGCATGTTCAGAATAATGCTTGGGCCGCTCAAATGCCTGAAATAGGCAAAGGCAAGGAAAGAAAGCAAGCCAATAAGTGACAAGGGCACCAGCACATAAACGATGGTGTTCCCGAGGCCCATCCGCACCGCGAACGTTTTCAGCTGAATGTTCGCGTCATCTGCATAATCTTTCATATCGAACATGATAGCATTCACTGTGCAGAACATCCAGTTTTTTATAAATAACCAAAACATGAAAATGGGCTCATGAACGACAATGTCCTGCTCAATCCGCAGCATTGTGATAGGAAACACATTCACGAATCCAGCCCAAACAAAGCCGATCACGAACGCTTTCAACCAGCCCGTATGTCGTAAATTAAATGAGATAATGGATTTTGGGAGCAAGCCGTAATACAGGATCGCAGCGGTAGGAATGCTTAAAATGAGCAGCCAGTTTGCGACGGGTAAATGGAGCAGTTTATTAAAATCACGAATTAAAAGCCAGCCAGCGATCCCTGCACAAATGGTAAAAAGGACATATTGGCTCACACGTGTAAACCGGTAATGCGTTCGATACCACTCAGTTCGCGGGTTACTGGAAAATGTGGAACCCGGCGGAATGGAGTAAGCAATGGTGTAATAAAACACCGTAGCGCAAAAAATCAGGATATAGTAGGGAACCGCATTGAAAGGCAAACCAAGTTGAAACATCGTCTCCAGAGACAACGCGACGGCCAGCAGGCCAACGAAGTAATTTGCAAAGAAGACGAATGAAACAATTTTTTTTACCATATATTAGGTAACCGATCAATTCTTAAACCAACATTTTCATGAAAAGAATCTCCTTCCTTTTCCTATTGTTTTCCATTATTCAGATACAGCACGGTTTCTCGCAGAGCAAAGATCCGATTGTTGAAAATATAGTTAAAGAAGCAACCGAAAACTCACAACTGGAAAAACTGGCGCATGAATTAATGGACGTGATCGGGCCAAGGCTCGTAGGGTCGCCGCAAATGCAGCAGGCGCACGAATGGGCGGTGGCGAAATATAAAGGTTGGAACATTACGGCGAAAAACGAAAAGTGGGGTGAATGGCGTGGTTGGGAACGCGGCGTGTCGCACATTGATATGGTGGCGCCAAGAGTGAAATCGCTGGAAGGAATGCAATTGGCCTGGAGCCCGGGAACGGGTGGAAAAACGGTTACGGCCGAGGTGATCATTCTTCCCGACGTGGCAGATTCGCTGGCTTTCCAGAAATGGCTTCAGACAGCGAAAGGCAAATTTGTGATGATCAGCGTGAACCAGCCAACGGGCCGGCCGGATTATAACTGGCAGGAATTTGCGACCAAAGAATCATTTGAAAAAATGAAAAAAGAGCGCGACGTGCAGACGGAGGCCTGGGCAGATCGTTTGAAAAAAAGTGGTTATACGGCACGCACTTTGCCACTGGCGTTAGAAAAAGCAGGAGCGGCAGGCGTTGTAATGTCTTATTGGTCAAAGGGTTTTGGTGCCAACAAGATTTTTGGTGCTTACACCAAAACGATTCCAACTGTTGACATTTCACTGGAAGATTACGGCCTGCTATATCGCTTGTCGGAATCAGGGCACACGCCGAAGATCAGCGTGCGTGCAGATGCGAAGGAAACAGGCGTGAGCCAGACATTTAATACAATTGGAGAAATTAAGGGCTCAGAAAATCCCAATGAATACGTAATACTCTCCGCTCATTTCGATTCATGGGATGGCGGAACAGGCGCGACAGACAACGGAACGGGCACAATTGTGATGATGGAGGCCATGCGCATTCTCAAAAAAGTGTATCCCAATCCGAAAAGAACGATCCTTGTTGGACATTGGGGGAGCGAGGAGCAGGGACTGAATGGCTCGCGGGCGTTCGTGGAGGACCATCCGGAAATTGTTCAGAACATTCAGGCGGTTTTTAATCAGGATAACGGCACAGGAAGGGTTATTAACCTTTCAGGACAGGGTTTTTTGAATTCCTACGAATATCTTAGCCGCTGGCTGGCCAAGGTTCCTGACAACATTAAGGCGCCGATTGAATCCAAATTTCCGGGTGCACCGGGCGCCGGCGGATCTGATTTTGCTTCATTTGTTGCAGCTGGCGCGCCTGCATTCTCGTTAAGCTCTTTGAACTGGTCTTACGGGACATATACATGGCATACCAACCGCGATACTTACGATAAGATCGTGTTTGATGATGTGCGCAGCAATGCAATTCTGGCTGCGATCATGGCTTATCAGGCCAGTGAAGATCCTGCCAAGACTTCACGTGAGAAAAGTGTTTTACCATTAAATTCAAAGGGCGAGCCAGGAGCTTGGCCTGAGCCGAGAAAGCCAACACGTCGGGGCGGACTGGATTAAGCATTGTCACATTGAGCGCGTTTTGGGGAAGGCATTTGAAATATTTTTTATTGATTGACAACATACAATGCAGATAAAACAATTATCGGAGGCAACGGAAGAATTGTTGCTGATCCGTCCGTTTGAGCAAGGTTTTGAGCCTGAAAATCAAGCCATGTTCAAGGCTGAGAAAGGTGAAATATGGTGGTATTCTTCCCGTGAACTCTGGATTGGGTTAGGGAAATCACCGCAGCTTCCGGGTATCATCAAGATTTTCAGATCACTGTTTTTCAAGCGCAAAGATCGCTGGCCGGACGAAATCGTCTTGGATTGCAAAGGACGTACACCCGATTGGATCGAAAATGCAGTGAACGGGATCATTTTGGGGGGCTACGATCTCCAACTCTACAAAACAGAACCCAAGCCATTAAGCGCTTTTTTCAAAACCGGAACATTATCCGTCCTAGCCGAAAAGCATTCCCCGGAAATCGACGATGCATTATATATTGCTCAAAAGACTGCATTGGTCCAGATGCGGATCATGGACTTAATGAATGCGCCTTCTAACTACAAAAATCCTGCAACGCTGGCTGAATGGGCGACTGAATCAGGAGAAAAAAACGGTTATAAGGTGACTGTGCTTGATAAATCCAGGCTTGAAGAGCTCGGTATGCTCGCATTGCTGGCAGTCGGAAAAGGCAGTGAAGCTCCGCCGCTGATGATCGTGTTGGAATATGAACCGGAGCATTACACCAGAACAGTTGCATTGGTAGGAAAGGGCGTAACGTTCGATACGGGCGGGATTTCCATCAAAACTGCTGCCAATATGCATTTGATGAAAAGCGATATGGGCGGCGCGGCGGCTGTTTTGGGAGCGGTTGAACTGG
Coding sequences:
- a CDS encoding DEAD/DEAH box helicase, with the translated sequence MSFESLGLSEPLLKTIAEQNYTQPYPIQQEAIPAILKGNDVLGIAKTGSGKTASFVLPILELFQNKPAAANRHISALILVPTRELAVQIAVVFQTFGERLPRKVKTLAVYGGVSINPQMISLQGVEILVATPGRLIDLLSHKALNISETQILVLDEADKMLNLGFAEEMKDIFFLLPKKRQSILFSATLGEEIDQINKTQLRNPVRIEIEEEEQNLDLIKQTGYFVDPDRRGPLLRYLIKTQEMKQVLVFVSATRTADNLVEKLNKNGIQAMAMHSKKSQGARTEALNKFKAGKLTVLVATDLVSRGIDIQFLPYVINFELPRSPKDYVHRIGRTGRAEASGEAISLICPEDVHHFTIIQKKMGKRVEMHESYDLELMGY
- a CDS encoding serine hydrolase domain-containing protein, which produces MSYNRREFLQQLGFGALQLGIISAIPASAWAATLHSGQLPRSSPESQGLSAKNILDFTKAVEVDKLNLHSLMILRQGKVVAEGWWAPYGPDMKHTLYSLSKSFTSTAIGLAVAEKKLTVEDKVLSFFPDDKPATVSANLAAMRVKDLLTMSTGHDKDATGRVRESNEKNWVKAFLSLPVEHEPGTFFVYNSAATYMLSAIIQKLTGQTLLQYLTPRLFEPLGIDDPDWEVDPNGINTGGWGLRIKTEDIAKFGQLYLQKGEWNGKRILPAAWVEEATRSHIMSKGGSRKPEENDWLQGYGYQFWRCRNGAYRGDGAYGQYCIVMPKEDMVIAITSETGDMQAILDHVWNNILAAVKATGVPADKEIQAQLQKKLTTLALPLTSGKPTAELTAKLNNKSFKVADNSLKVNKVSFEFAKGWCLFRMYDDKGEHLIVNGLGNWKVGLTDLSVMPLKLVLTPVPGEKLTKVAGNGAWVDDNTFEMTWRFIETAHYETVTCKFEGDTVQVEFKRSLAILAKAKDARPVLSGKMLA
- a CDS encoding DUF2911 domain-containing protein gives rise to the protein MKKAFFLSLTLIIVAFAAQAQKFRPLDKSPRDIAYFPDHFAHDRKDGEKALVKVSYSRPYLKGREAFGKLEPYGKVWRTGADESTEIKFYQDATFGGKKIKAGTYSLFTIPGEKEWTVILSSDLDYWGAYKYKEANDVLRITAPVKNAEAPIENFSIIFEKVSDTSAKMFMGWASSVVEVPVSF
- a CDS encoding PQQ-dependent sugar dehydrogenase, producing MKRNSLILACACLAVSLAGCSSKVSEEEKEEAANSGSDSVATVTDSLKLPAPFTTESVENRPEEAGWPDGKTPVAPAGFTVTKYADKLKSPRWTYVAPNGDVFVAESNTKKSADRITLLRDVNKDGKPEIREIFMENLKQPLGMLVLKDHFYVANTNGLYRYPYKSGETKITSKGEKIVDLPAGGYNNHWTRNLVANADGSKIYISVGSASNVADHGIDEEKRRANILEVNPDGSGERIYASGLRNPVGMDWAPGSNMLWTAVNERDKLGDELVPDYITSVKEGGFYGWPYAYFGKNEDPRRKGERPDLVAKSLVPDVPVGSHTASLGLAFYDKTQFPAKYQNGAFIGQHGSWNRSKLSGYKVIFVPFKNGKPAGKPEDFLTGFVENEKKVYGRPVGVTVMEDGSMLVNDDSGNTIWRVSAK
- a CDS encoding TetR/AcrR family transcriptional regulator, with translation MNKAEKTRQFIIEKTAPIFNVKGYSGTSINDMIEATGLTKGSIYGNFRNKDEVALAAFDFNLKKMFTAVQAEMDAQKSVKEKLLVYVRIYENFLTYPFPEGGCPILNTSIEADDTHPPLRQKAADAIYAWKNKIEALLKKGVADNELSADIDPEDVAITLIALVEGGIMISKVTGKLQYRKSIMRAVKKMIDDL
- a CDS encoding SDR family oxidoreductase, which produces MKTTGNTVLITGGSAGIGFEIAKIFSEKGNNVIITGRNEARLASAASKLKNTTAIVSDVANKQDVDKLVATLKSDFPNINVVINNAGAASYYVLDSVDNAYERAEEEIVTNYLSIVGLNQKLLPLLSVQTEAAIVNVSSIVAYVPNHVIPTYAASKAALHSYTQSLRLTLEKSTDVKVFELMPPLVNTDFSTEIGGENGIPAREVAEALIHAFENETYEIRVGRTADLFGLFLQSPEQALAAMNPVPVA
- a CDS encoding DUF2798 domain-containing protein — translated: MKQKIAFAMIMGVITTGIISFSLVSINIGFVANFLVIWLKSWIMAYTIVIPVILLVGPRVQKMVEALFKDAVTQEFEE